From a region of the Campylobacter showae genome:
- a CDS encoding neutral zinc metallopeptidase, translated as MKWQDSRRSDNIEDRRQNSVNSMGSLGALIPIIRFLLGSNIGRVVLVIGAVAYFMGFNPLALLEGGGAGTQRVALDSPQEKEKVAFVSAVLAQTEDVWSKVFKAGGAQYKEPSLVLFRDGVSSACGTASSQMGPFYCPADKKVYLDLSFFDELEAKYKAAGDFAQAYVIAHEVGHHVQNLLGTLGKINELKSRTKSPIEQNALQVKVELQADCYAGVWAHYMGRYNVLEDGDIEEALNAASAIGDDALQKKYQGRVTPDSFTHGSSKQRMTWFKKGFEGGQPSSCAFEM; from the coding sequence ATGAAATGGCAAGACAGCAGACGAAGCGACAACATCGAAGATAGAAGGCAAAACAGCGTAAACAGCATGGGCTCGCTGGGCGCGCTCATACCGATTATCAGATTTTTGCTGGGCTCAAATATCGGTCGCGTGGTGCTAGTTATCGGCGCAGTGGCGTACTTTATGGGCTTTAACCCTCTCGCGCTGCTTGAGGGCGGCGGCGCGGGCACTCAAAGAGTGGCGTTAGATAGCCCGCAGGAGAAGGAAAAGGTCGCCTTCGTATCTGCGGTGCTGGCTCAGACCGAGGACGTGTGGAGCAAGGTGTTTAAGGCGGGCGGCGCGCAGTACAAGGAGCCTAGCCTAGTGCTTTTTAGAGACGGCGTTTCTAGTGCGTGCGGCACGGCTAGCTCGCAGATGGGGCCTTTTTACTGCCCCGCAGACAAAAAAGTCTATCTTGATCTTAGCTTTTTTGACGAGCTAGAGGCCAAATACAAGGCCGCGGGCGACTTCGCGCAGGCGTACGTGATCGCCCACGAGGTCGGACATCACGTGCAAAATTTACTAGGCACGCTCGGTAAAATAAACGAGCTAAAATCGCGCACCAAAAGCCCTATAGAGCAAAACGCGCTGCAAGTCAAGGTCGAGCTGCAGGCCGACTGCTATGCGGGCGTCTGGGCGCACTACATGGGGCGCTACAACGTGCTAGAAGACGGCGACATCGAGGAGGCGCTAAATGCCGCGAGCGCGATAGGCGACGATGCGCTACAGAAAAAATACCAAGGCCGCGTGACGCCGGATTCGTTCACGCACGGCTCGTCAAAGCAGCGCATGACGTGGTTTAAAAAGGGATTTGAAGGCGGACAGCCAAGCTCGTGCGCGTTTGAGATGTGA
- a CDS encoding saccharopine dehydrogenase, with protein MKIVLVNANPAVSRLATLALSKMGYEYVEIGDVGELGGVFDVLILDSDIDVKETNLKEFANKILYLSSKNSPTFEYADRILPKPFLPTEFITIVEDLASKTKSAEQPVATNNNETAEVSVEGFEFIDDPTEDVFEDELMEADASEFKLDDEFEDDLQGAPVKDGAFDELNEIVKAIDDMDELSEKLEGNELDLDDANDEPTEFEIAAKDDKFDELSTDLDMPDELMDIKFETADEPELGATELVADGEDKHEETQDKFELDFDGSIEDIKHQIDEIDKMDELSENLDTDDEPLDTKFEAANEPDIAEFVDMDSADEPEAVQSLEQAENDDKFAIEEAEEQEDIFADMDMKSDEPDEQEVQVKNSALGDEFLLDDIDVAGEAEKEDLASEENLTQDVLDDELADDIFAAEEQGETEISSEQEEQEIGEPEALQNEPEIAQELDPSEYGDIEQISEKDMALALNESGFDSGEAADLGSHKSQTASKIDELKAQISDAVAKNLENSLQDGELREALKNLNIKINISFEEK; from the coding sequence GTGAAAATCGTTCTTGTAAACGCCAATCCCGCGGTATCGCGTTTGGCGACGCTGGCTCTTAGCAAAATGGGTTACGAATACGTCGAGATCGGCGATGTAGGCGAGCTTGGCGGCGTTTTTGACGTGCTTATCTTGGATAGTGATATTGATGTAAAAGAGACGAACCTAAAAGAATTCGCAAATAAAATTTTATACCTTTCCTCTAAAAATTCTCCGACCTTTGAATATGCCGACAGGATACTGCCAAAGCCGTTTTTACCGACGGAATTTATAACTATCGTGGAGGATCTGGCGAGCAAAACAAAGAGTGCCGAGCAGCCTGTTGCGACAAATAATAATGAAACTGCGGAAGTGTCGGTCGAGGGATTTGAGTTTATAGATGATCCGACTGAGGATGTCTTTGAAGACGAGCTGATGGAGGCGGACGCAAGCGAGTTTAAGCTAGATGACGAGTTTGAGGATGATTTGCAAGGGGCGCCAGTCAAAGATGGCGCCTTTGACGAGCTAAACGAGATCGTAAAAGCAATCGACGATATGGACGAGCTAAGCGAGAAGCTCGAAGGCAATGAGCTGGATTTAGACGACGCGAACGATGAGCCGACGGAGTTTGAAATCGCTGCGAAAGACGATAAATTTGATGAGCTTTCTACTGATTTGGATATGCCGGATGAGCTTATGGATATCAAATTTGAAACGGCGGACGAGCCTGAACTCGGCGCAACGGAGCTTGTTGCAGACGGCGAAGATAAGCATGAAGAGACTCAAGATAAATTTGAGCTTGATTTTGACGGTAGTATCGAGGATATCAAACATCAAATCGACGAAATAGACAAGATGGACGAACTATCTGAAAATTTGGATACTGACGACGAACCTTTGGATACTAAATTTGAGGCGGCGAACGAGCCTGATATAGCCGAGTTTGTCGATATGGATAGCGCGGACGAGCCTGAAGCTGTGCAAAGCCTTGAGCAAGCGGAAAATGACGATAAATTTGCAATAGAAGAAGCTGAGGAGCAAGAGGATATCTTCGCCGATATGGATATGAAATCCGACGAGCCAGATGAGCAAGAGGTGCAGGTCAAAAATAGCGCTTTGGGCGATGAGTTTTTGCTAGACGATATAGACGTAGCGGGCGAGGCGGAGAAAGAGGATCTTGCGAGCGAAGAAAATTTGACGCAAGATGTTTTAGATGATGAGCTTGCGGATGATATTTTTGCCGCAGAGGAGCAAGGCGAGACGGAAATAAGCTCCGAGCAAGAAGAACAAGAAATCGGCGAGCCTGAAGCCCTACAAAACGAGCCTGAAATAGCGCAGGAGCTTGATCCGAGCGAGTACGGCGATATCGAGCAAATTAGCGAAAAAGATATGGCCTTGGCGCTTAATGAGAGCGGATTTGATAGCGGCGAGGCGGCGGATTTAGGCTCGCACAAATCTCAAACGGCCTCAAAAATAGACGAGCTTAAGGCTCAAATTTCAGACGCCGTGGCTAAAAATCTAGAAAATTCGTTGCAAGACGGCGAGCTGCGAGAAGCTCTAAAAAATCTCAACATAAAAATCAATATAAGCTTTGAGGAAAAGTAG
- a CDS encoding acetyltransferase, whose product MPYENFKSKNPLAAKIAANARKFDVQTLQNEDLVNLLLNEKKIEISDEQKEAARRVFTGLMKIEESVQLSG is encoded by the coding sequence ATGCCATACGAAAATTTTAAATCAAAAAATCCTCTCGCGGCAAAAATCGCCGCAAATGCGAGAAAATTTGACGTCCAGACGCTGCAAAACGAGGATCTCGTAAATTTGCTTTTAAACGAGAAAAAGATCGAAATCTCGGACGAGCAAAAAGAGGCCGCCAGGCGCGTATTTACTGGACTAATGAAGATAGAAGAGAGCGTGCAGCTAAGCGGATAG
- the iadA gene encoding beta-aspartyl-peptidase, whose translation MLLLKNADLYAPEHVGKSDILLGGGKILAVSKRLDFRIEGLEVYDLEGKILAPGLIDQHVHITGGGGEAGYHSRTPEITLSGIIRYGTTTVVGTLGTDGCTRSLENLYSKAKALEYEGISTFIHTGSYALPSVTFTGSVTRDLVLIDKVIGCKIAMSDNRGSYPTAQELIRTLTQIRIGGMISKKGGVLHMHMGGLADKFDLIFGVIKDYSFPVNYFSPTHCARTKELFDEAIKFQKMGGYIDITSGGSQFMPLHEAIAYGLANGLNLERLTMSSDGNGSVPRFDENGALVGYGCASCETNLEVIQACVKNKILTIPQALSMMGKNVAKYLNLSGKGEIKVGFDADFAVFDEVLNLDSVIAKGEFCVRENKLVKKGFFE comes from the coding sequence ATGCTGTTACTTAAAAATGCCGATCTATACGCGCCAGAACACGTCGGCAAGAGCGACATTTTGCTCGGCGGAGGTAAAATTTTAGCCGTTTCCAAGAGGCTTGATTTTCGTATTGAGGGACTTGAGGTTTACGATCTAGAGGGTAAAATTTTAGCGCCTGGGCTCATCGATCAGCACGTGCACATCACGGGTGGCGGCGGCGAGGCGGGCTATCACTCTCGAACGCCCGAAATAACGCTATCTGGGATCATCCGCTACGGCACGACGACGGTCGTGGGGACGCTGGGTACGGATGGGTGCACGAGGAGCCTCGAAAATCTCTACTCAAAGGCCAAAGCGCTTGAATACGAGGGCATTTCGACCTTCATCCACACAGGCTCTTATGCGCTGCCTAGCGTCACATTTACTGGCTCCGTCACGCGCGATCTGGTGCTCATCGACAAGGTCATCGGCTGTAAGATCGCGATGAGCGACAACCGCGGCAGCTACCCGACCGCGCAGGAGCTAATTAGGACCCTGACGCAGATACGCATCGGCGGCATGATCTCGAAAAAAGGCGGCGTGCTGCATATGCACATGGGCGGGCTCGCGGATAAATTTGACCTGATTTTTGGCGTGATCAAGGACTATTCGTTCCCGGTTAATTACTTTTCGCCGACGCACTGCGCGCGGACAAAGGAGCTTTTTGACGAGGCGATCAAATTTCAAAAAATGGGCGGCTATATCGACATCACGAGCGGCGGAAGCCAGTTTATGCCGCTTCACGAAGCCATCGCCTACGGGCTTGCTAACGGGCTAAATTTAGAGCGCCTAACGATGAGCTCGGACGGCAACGGCAGCGTACCTAGATTTGACGAAAACGGCGCATTGGTCGGCTACGGCTGCGCTTCGTGCGAGACGAATTTAGAAGTCATTCAAGCCTGCGTGAAAAATAAAATCCTAACCATCCCGCAAGCGCTAAGTATGATGGGTAAAAACGTCGCAAAATACCTAAATTTAAGCGGTAAAGGCGAGATAAAAGTAGGCTTTGACGCTGATTTTGCGGTATTTGACGAAGTTCTAAATTTAGATAGCGTTATCGCGAAAGGGGAGTTTTGCGTGAGAGAGAACAAGCTCGTGAAAAAGGGATTTTTTGAGTGA
- the fliR gene encoding flagellar biosynthetic protein FliR, translating into MELVEFFAPERVITFMLLFARIGGLMLFFPFYGHEQIPMSVKTAFSFLLTLFLFPLASIKSGEIYYLAVEIVSEAALGVCAGLLLHIVFASLQLAGEQISMIMGFSMASVLDPQTGLSSPVISNIINFLALMTFLAFDGHHLILLFISNSLTHVPLGGFYPSPDIVQYASKSMINLFTFGFIISFPILALSLLSDLIFGMLMKTMPQFNLLVVGYPIKITIGFAVLIAILAGMMELFRQLVLRVINDLPSLFF; encoded by the coding sequence GTGGAGCTAGTCGAGTTTTTTGCGCCCGAGCGCGTCATCACCTTCATGCTGTTGTTTGCGCGTATCGGCGGGCTGATGCTATTTTTCCCGTTTTACGGGCACGAGCAGATCCCTATGAGCGTCAAGACCGCATTTTCGTTTTTGCTCACGCTATTTTTGTTTCCGCTTGCCAGTATCAAAAGCGGCGAGATTTACTATTTAGCCGTAGAGATCGTGAGCGAGGCGGCGCTGGGGGTTTGCGCCGGGCTGCTGCTTCATATCGTTTTTGCCAGTTTGCAGCTAGCAGGTGAGCAGATCTCGATGATAATGGGTTTTTCGATGGCTTCGGTACTGGATCCACAGACTGGCCTTAGCTCGCCCGTGATCTCAAATATCATAAATTTCCTCGCACTCATGACATTTTTGGCCTTTGACGGGCATCATTTGATCCTACTTTTTATCTCAAATTCCCTCACGCACGTTCCGTTAGGCGGCTTTTACCCGAGCCCCGATATCGTGCAGTACGCCTCAAAATCCATGATAAATTTGTTTACTTTTGGATTTATCATTTCCTTCCCGATTTTGGCGCTTTCGCTGCTTTCGGATCTGATTTTCGGTATGCTGATGAAGACCATGCCGCAGTTTAACCTGCTAGTGGTTGGCTACCCGATCAAGATCACGATCGGCTTTGCCGTGCTGATCGCGATACTAGCTGGCATGATGGAGCTTTTTAGACAGCTTGTGCTTCGTGTTATCAACGACCTTCCGTCGCTATTTTTCTAA
- a CDS encoding ABC transporter ATP-binding protein codes for MEILKGVNLGFAYDYTLFENVNLSVNAGGSCAITGVSGCGKSTILHILSTLLRPKNGEVIYGGKSLYDLSANELLRIRRFDFGIIFQAHYLFKGFSAHENIELASVLSAQKIDDEILANLKIDGVMNQKVGELSGGQQQRVSIARVLCKKPRVIFADEPTGNLDKQTANEVMQTLFNYIKANDAALVLVTHDNELAQRCDEVYRLEDKKFSLISPELI; via the coding sequence ATGGAAATCTTAAAGGGCGTAAATCTAGGCTTTGCGTATGATTATACGCTCTTTGAGAATGTAAATTTAAGCGTAAATGCCGGCGGCAGCTGCGCTATAACGGGCGTTAGCGGCTGCGGCAAATCAACCATACTCCATATACTTTCTACTCTTTTGCGACCGAAAAACGGCGAAGTTATCTACGGGGGCAAATCGCTTTACGACCTATCGGCAAACGAGCTTTTGCGTATCCGCAGATTTGATTTTGGTATTATTTTCCAGGCGCACTATCTTTTTAAAGGCTTTAGCGCGCACGAAAATATTGAGCTAGCCTCCGTTTTATCTGCTCAGAAAATCGACGATGAAATTTTGGCAAATTTAAAAATAGACGGCGTAATGAATCAAAAAGTAGGCGAGCTAAGCGGCGGACAGCAGCAGCGCGTCTCAATCGCTAGAGTGCTTTGCAAAAAGCCGCGCGTGATATTTGCCGACGAGCCTACGGGAAATTTAGACAAACAGACCGCAAATGAAGTGATGCAAACGCTGTTTAACTACATCAAGGCAAACGATGCGGCGCTGGTTTTAGTCACTCACGACAACGAGCTTGCGCAAAGATGCGACGAAGTTTACCGCCTCGAAGATAAAAAATTCTCTTTAATTTCTCCCGAGCTTATTTAA
- the tsf gene encoding translation elongation factor Ts, translated as MEISSQMVKELRESTGAGMMDCKKALAEANGDMEKAVDILREKGLGQAAKKADRLASEGLVSVVVCDHCKTATISEINSETDFVAKNAQFQNLTKDTTAHIQTNLIKDVESLNASVINGVKFEDYFKSQIATIGENLVVRRFETIKADDKGVVNGYVHSNGRVGVLIGLACESAEIANKAAEFARNLCMHAAAMKPSVISYKDLDKDFVEKEFVALRAELEKDNEELKRLGKPLHHIPEYASRCQIGDAELAKATKAIEEELKAEGKPEKIWDKIIPGKIDRFYADNTVLDQRLTLLGQFYVMDDKKTIEQVVEEKGKELGGKIEVVKYVRFELGEGLEKKNEDFAAEVAAQIG; from the coding sequence ATGGAAATCAGCTCACAAATGGTAAAAGAGCTCCGCGAATCAACCGGAGCGGGAATGATGGACTGCAAAAAGGCGCTAGCCGAAGCTAATGGCGATATGGAAAAAGCTGTCGATATATTGCGCGAAAAAGGTCTAGGTCAAGCTGCTAAAAAAGCTGACCGCCTAGCTAGCGAGGGGCTTGTGAGTGTTGTTGTTTGCGATCACTGCAAAACCGCGACCATCAGCGAGATAAACTCTGAGACTGACTTCGTCGCTAAAAATGCTCAGTTTCAAAATTTGACCAAAGACACTACGGCACACATCCAGACAAATTTGATAAAAGACGTCGAGAGCCTAAACGCAAGCGTTATCAACGGCGTTAAATTTGAGGATTATTTCAAAAGCCAGATCGCTACTATCGGTGAAAATTTGGTCGTTCGCCGCTTTGAAACTATAAAAGCGGACGATAAAGGCGTAGTAAACGGCTATGTGCACTCAAATGGCCGCGTAGGCGTGCTTATCGGTCTAGCTTGCGAAAGCGCAGAAATCGCTAACAAAGCGGCTGAATTTGCAAGAAATTTGTGCATGCATGCAGCTGCTATGAAACCAAGCGTTATAAGCTATAAGGACCTTGATAAAGATTTTGTCGAGAAGGAATTTGTCGCACTTCGCGCAGAACTTGAAAAAGATAACGAAGAGCTAAAACGCCTAGGCAAGCCGCTTCACCACATCCCTGAGTATGCAAGCCGCTGCCAAATAGGCGATGCAGAGCTTGCTAAGGCAACAAAAGCAATTGAAGAAGAGCTAAAAGCCGAGGGTAAACCTGAGAAAATTTGGGACAAAATCATCCCTGGCAAGATCGATAGATTTTACGCCGATAACACCGTTTTAGATCAGCGCCTTACGCTACTTGGACAGTTTTACGTAATGGACGATAAAAAAACTATCGAGCAAGTCGTTGAAGAAAAAGGCAAAGAGCTAGGCGGCAAGATCGAAGTAGTAAAATACGTTCGCTTCGAGCTTGGTGAAGGCTTAGAGAAGAAAAACGAAGACTTTGCGGCCGAGGTTGCGGCGCAAATAGGCTAA
- a CDS encoding VanZ family protein, with translation MNLSKISAAFFFIFLIAIEYLALTPAQIKLIENSWDKANHFIAFAALYVTLHFAFSRLNLGAKVAILLAYGIQIEVAQSFVPGRYFSLLDIVADGIGIVLVS, from the coding sequence ATGAATCTTTCTAAAATTTCCGCCGCATTTTTCTTTATATTTTTGATAGCCATAGAGTATCTCGCCCTCACGCCAGCACAGATAAAACTCATCGAAAACAGCTGGGACAAGGCAAATCATTTCATCGCTTTCGCCGCGCTTTACGTTACTCTGCATTTTGCCTTTTCTAGGTTAAATTTGGGCGCAAAGGTTGCTATTTTGCTAGCTTACGGCATCCAGATAGAAGTAGCGCAGTCGTTTGTGCCGGGCCGTTATTTCAGCCTGCTAGATATCGTCGCGGACGGCATCGGTATAGTTTTGGTATCTTAG
- the argS gene encoding arginine--tRNA ligase → MKKSVINEIKGAVDFDFALEKPKDKGLAHYAMPTFSLAKQLKKSPVAIAAELASKFENSEVFEATALNGYINFKLKPGFLDKFASASLASPSEFAKGGGTSGEKILLEYVSANPTGPLHIGHVRGAVFGDTLARVGLHIGENIATEYYINDAGNQIELLGTSISLWARENLFGESVAYPEKFYRGDYIEPIAKEALEKFGKEIFYDESRNLELAEFGKDRVLVLIKQNLADAQIFIENWASEKSYYDKLSLTLDRLKNENGIYESEGKVWLKSSEVGDEKDRVIVREDGRGTYLAGDVVYHDDKFRRGFDRCINIWGADHHGYIARMKAALHLLGYDENRLEIILSQMVSLLKDGEAYKMSKRAGNVVLMSDVVEEIGCEALRFMFLSKRCDTHLEFDVDELKREDSSNPVFYINYAHARINQIFAKAGKNVADVAGVKFANLNEDGKNLLFEALTLNDILVDSFNTRSMNKICDYLKSLAANFHKFYNENRVVGSENEDELLKLFAVVALSIKTALGLMGIAAKDKM, encoded by the coding sequence TTGAAAAAAAGCGTAATAAACGAGATAAAAGGCGCCGTGGACTTTGACTTTGCGCTGGAAAAGCCAAAAGATAAGGGCTTGGCGCACTATGCGATGCCTACTTTTAGCCTGGCAAAACAGCTCAAAAAATCCCCCGTAGCCATAGCCGCCGAGCTAGCGTCTAAATTTGAAAATAGCGAAGTTTTCGAGGCGACGGCGCTAAACGGCTATATAAATTTTAAATTAAAGCCGGGCTTTTTAGATAAATTTGCCTCTGCTAGCCTTGCGAGCCCGAGCGAGTTTGCAAAAGGCGGCGGAACTAGCGGCGAGAAAATTTTGCTCGAGTACGTCAGCGCAAATCCGACTGGTCCGCTTCACATCGGGCACGTTAGAGGTGCGGTTTTTGGCGATACGCTAGCTCGCGTTGGGCTTCATATCGGCGAAAATATCGCTACCGAATACTACATCAACGACGCAGGCAATCAAATCGAGCTTCTAGGCACGTCCATATCGCTTTGGGCGCGTGAAAATCTGTTCGGCGAGAGCGTGGCGTATCCGGAGAAATTTTACCGTGGCGACTATATCGAGCCTATCGCAAAAGAGGCGCTAGAGAAATTTGGCAAAGAGATATTTTACGACGAGAGTCGAAATCTCGAACTTGCCGAGTTTGGCAAGGATAGAGTGCTGGTTTTGATCAAGCAAAATTTAGCCGATGCGCAAATTTTCATCGAGAACTGGGCTAGCGAAAAGAGTTACTACGACAAACTCTCCCTCACGCTAGATCGCCTAAAAAACGAGAACGGCATCTATGAGAGCGAGGGTAAAGTCTGGCTAAAATCAAGCGAAGTGGGCGACGAAAAAGATCGCGTCATCGTGCGCGAGGACGGTCGCGGCACCTATCTAGCCGGCGACGTGGTCTATCACGACGATAAATTTAGGCGCGGATTTGATCGCTGCATCAACATCTGGGGCGCCGATCACCACGGCTATATCGCGCGTATGAAGGCGGCGCTACATCTGCTTGGATACGACGAAAACCGCCTTGAGATCATACTTTCTCAGATGGTGAGCCTGCTAAAAGACGGCGAAGCCTACAAGATGAGCAAGCGCGCGGGCAACGTCGTGCTGATGAGCGACGTAGTCGAGGAGATCGGCTGCGAGGCGCTTAGATTTATGTTTCTTAGCAAGCGCTGCGACACTCACCTAGAGTTTGACGTAGACGAGCTAAAACGCGAGGATAGCTCAAACCCGGTATTTTATATCAACTACGCGCACGCTAGGATCAATCAAATTTTCGCAAAAGCGGGCAAAAATGTCGCCGATGTCGCAGGCGTTAAATTTGCAAATTTGAACGAAGACGGCAAGAATTTGCTATTTGAGGCGCTCACGCTAAACGATATCTTAGTCGATAGTTTTAACACGCGCTCGATGAATAAAATTTGCGACTATCTAAAGAGTCTGGCTGCGAATTTTCATAAATTTTACAATGAAAATCGCGTCGTAGGCAGCGAGAACGAAGACGAGCTTCTAAAGCTTTTTGCCGTCGTCGCGCTCTCGATAAAAACGGCTCTAGGGCTAATGGGTATCGCCGCAAAAGACAAGATGTAA
- the rpsB gene encoding 30S ribosomal protein S2, whose protein sequence is MVTMRDLLECGVHFGHQTRRWNPKMKKFIFGERKGIYIIDLQKTIRYFRYTYNIVRDAAAEGKTILFVGTKKQAGATLKEYAEKCGMPYVNHRWLGGMMTNFGTIRQSIRKLEVIEAMEEDGSINLLTKKEALMLRRKKEKLLASLGGIRNLKTVPDMIFVIDTVKEKIAVQEANRLKIPVVAPIDTNCDPDVIDFPIPGNDDAIRSVQLFCQEMAEAIIEGRSQLEKDGGEQEEGKEAVSQAEKDAVVNEAVNEDFSEDFSEDEE, encoded by the coding sequence ATGGTAACAATGAGAGATTTGCTAGAGTGCGGCGTTCATTTCGGACACCAAACACGCAGATGGAATCCGAAGATGAAAAAATTCATTTTCGGCGAGAGAAAAGGTATCTATATCATAGATCTACAAAAAACTATCCGCTACTTCCGCTACACTTATAACATCGTTCGCGACGCAGCTGCAGAGGGCAAGACTATACTTTTCGTAGGCACTAAAAAGCAAGCCGGCGCAACTTTAAAAGAGTATGCTGAAAAATGCGGCATGCCGTACGTAAATCACCGCTGGCTAGGCGGCATGATGACGAACTTCGGCACTATCCGCCAATCTATCCGCAAGCTCGAAGTAATCGAGGCTATGGAAGAAGACGGCTCTATAAATTTACTAACTAAAAAAGAAGCGCTAATGCTTCGCCGCAAAAAAGAGAAGCTTCTAGCGTCTCTAGGCGGTATCAGAAACCTAAAAACCGTGCCTGATATGATTTTCGTCATCGACACCGTAAAAGAAAAAATCGCCGTTCAAGAAGCTAACCGCCTAAAAATCCCTGTCGTAGCTCCGATCGATACAAACTGCGATCCTGACGTTATCGACTTCCCGATCCCTGGCAACGACGACGCGATCCGCTCTGTTCAGCTTTTCTGCCAAGAGATGGCCGAGGCTATCATCGAGGGACGCTCTCAGCTTGAAAAAGACGGCGGCGAGCAAGAAGAAGGCAAAGAGGCTGTAAGCCAAGCCGAAAAAGACGCAGTCGTAAACGAGGCTGTTAACGAAGACTTCTCTGAGGACTTCAGCGAGGACGAAGAGTAA
- a CDS encoding twin-arginine translocase TatA/TatE family subunit → MGPSVQQLLIILLIVVLLFGAKKIPELAKGLGKGIKSFKSEMEDDKKAENVEKVEEKKEETATAAKTEDTAKNA, encoded by the coding sequence ATGGGTCCAAGCGTCCAACAATTGCTTATTATTTTACTTATCGTGGTCTTGCTTTTTGGAGCGAAAAAGATCCCCGAGCTCGCAAAAGGCCTAGGTAAGGGAATAAAGAGCTTCAAATCGGAAATGGAAGACGATAAAAAAGCCGAGAACGTAGAAAAAGTAGAAGAGAAAAAAGAAGAAACCGCAACCGCCGCAAAGACTGAAGATACGGCTAAAAACGCGTAA
- the gmk gene encoding guanylate kinase: MKGQILIVSGPSGSGKSTLLSRLLKEENDLYFSISSTTRAPRQGEVEGVNYYFIGEDEFKKGIDADEFLEWACVHGNYYGTSLKPVLKALKEGKIAIFDIDVQGFNIAKSKFAQNITSVFITTASKNELKSRLQNRGTDSAETIEKRLINAVGEMEHILEYDYFLINDDLQNCYENLRGILRSMRLKTSNLDAKEIINKWNN; encoded by the coding sequence TTGAAGGGGCAAATTTTAATCGTCTCGGGCCCTAGCGGTAGCGGCAAGAGTACGCTTTTAAGTCGTCTTTTAAAAGAGGAAAACGATCTTTATTTTTCGATCTCAAGCACCACAAGAGCGCCGAGGCAGGGCGAGGTCGAGGGCGTGAATTATTATTTTATAGGCGAAGACGAGTTTAAAAAAGGCATAGACGCGGACGAGTTTTTGGAGTGGGCGTGCGTGCATGGCAACTACTACGGCACCTCGCTAAAGCCCGTTTTAAAGGCGCTTAAAGAGGGCAAAATAGCTATTTTTGATATCGACGTGCAAGGCTTTAATATCGCAAAATCAAAATTTGCCCAAAATATCACCTCCGTTTTTATCACGACGGCTAGCAAAAACGAGCTAAAATCAAGGCTGCAAAATCGCGGCACCGACAGTGCGGAAACTATCGAAAAGCGCCTGATAAACGCAGTCGGCGAGATGGAGCATATCTTAGAGTACGATTATTTTTTGATAAACGACGACTTGCAAAACTGCTATGAAAATTTGCGCGGGATTTTGCGCTCTATGCGCCTAAAAACGTCAAATTTAGACGCAAAAGAGATTATTAACAAATGGAATAATTGA